A window of Microcystis aeruginosa FD4 contains these coding sequences:
- a CDS encoding Uma2 family endonuclease, giving the protein MAQETLVIGANPPEIKLPPTQDELLSDDGIPMETQRHGLQMQLLVRPLSQWLKTQGREAFVGGNMFVYFSPNQVRNEDYRGPDVFVVLDVPRKERKSWVVWEEEKAPDVVIELLSESTAKKDKEEKKLIYQNRLRVTEYFWYDPFKPEDLAGHRLEGGVYKSLNPDAQGRFSSEILGLVLVRWQGIYGDEQEPITWLRWATPEGQLLPTIEELAEQEKLRAERLAAKLRALGVEVDDSV; this is encoded by the coding sequence ATGGCTCAAGAGACACTCGTAATTGGCGCTAACCCACCAGAGATAAAGCTACCACCTACCCAAGATGAACTCCTTTCTGATGACGGTATTCCCATGGAAACCCAGCGACACGGACTGCAAATGCAGTTATTAGTCAGACCTCTCTCCCAATGGTTAAAAACTCAAGGACGAGAAGCGTTTGTCGGGGGCAATATGTTCGTTTACTTTAGCCCCAATCAAGTGCGGAACGAAGATTATCGCGGACCAGATGTATTTGTCGTCTTGGACGTGCCTCGAAAAGAACGGAAAAGCTGGGTCGTCTGGGAAGAAGAAAAAGCTCCTGATGTGGTGATTGAGTTGCTTTCTGAAAGTACAGCCAAAAAAGATAAAGAAGAGAAAAAGCTTATCTATCAGAATCGTTTGCGGGTGACAGAATACTTTTGGTATGATCCCTTTAAGCCGGAAGATTTAGCGGGACATCGCTTAGAAGGGGGCGTTTATAAATCTTTAAACCCAGATGCTCAAGGCAGGTTCAGCAGCGAAATATTAGGGCTAGTGTTAGTGCGGTGGCAGGGAATTTATGGGGATGAACAGGAGCCGATTACTTGGCTGCGTTGGGCAACACCAGAGGGGCAATTGCTCCCCACCATAGAGGAGTTGGCAGAGCAGGAAAAACTACGGGCCGAACGCTTGGCGGCAAAATTAAGAGCGCTAGGAGTTGAAGTTGATGATAGTGTATGA
- a CDS encoding Uma2 family endonuclease, producing MTPYAIDLPTKSTIITWEKLPDDFILPDEPVDNNLQPLLAAALRESLELAGLILESMLIASNFGLCATVKTQTVVKAPDWVYIPSVKPIPRGEIRRSYTPHLQGEIPTIVLEFISETEGGEYSINPHYPYGKWYFYEQILQVPVYGIFHPKTGELEIYRLNQGRYEQQKPDENNRYWIAEINLFIGIWQGSKAEFTTNWLRWWDKSGNLLLWGSELVEQEKQRAEQEKQRAEQEKQRAAQERQRAEQAELELEQERISRQRLVQKLKELGVNPENL from the coding sequence ATGACACCATATGCTATTGATTTACCGACAAAATCAACGATAATCACCTGGGAAAAACTGCCAGATGATTTTATATTACCTGACGAACCTGTGGACAATAACTTGCAACCGCTGTTAGCAGCAGCTTTACGGGAATCCCTAGAATTAGCAGGACTAATTCTAGAATCGATGCTAATTGCCTCTAATTTTGGCTTGTGTGCTACCGTTAAAACTCAAACTGTTGTCAAAGCACCTGACTGGGTTTATATTCCCTCAGTAAAACCGATTCCTAGGGGAGAAATTCGGCGCAGTTATACTCCCCATCTTCAAGGAGAAATTCCTACCATTGTCCTAGAGTTTATCTCGGAAACCGAAGGGGGTGAATATTCCATCAACCCTCACTATCCCTATGGAAAATGGTATTTTTACGAGCAAATCTTACAAGTACCTGTCTATGGAATATTTCACCCAAAAACAGGAGAATTAGAAATTTATCGATTAAATCAAGGAAGGTATGAACAACAAAAACCTGATGAAAACAATCGTTATTGGATAGCAGAGATTAACTTGTTTATCGGTATCTGGCAAGGAAGCAAAGCTGAATTTACTACTAATTGGTTGCGCTGGTGGGATAAGTCAGGAAATTTGCTATTATGGGGCAGTGAGTTAGTAGAGCAAGAAAAGCAACGAGCCGAGCAAGAAAAGCAACGAGCCGAACAGGAAAAGCAACGAGCCGCGCAAGAGCGTCAACGAGCCGAACAAGCTGAGTTAGAACTTGAGCAAGAACGAATTTCTCGCCAACGTTTGGTGCAAAAGTTAAAAGAGTTGGGAGTTAATCCTGAAAATCTATAG
- a CDS encoding Uma2 family endonuclease, which translates to MTAMQLLQSNPLPTITWEKLPDDFILPDEPVDNNLQPLLAAALRESLELAGLILESMLIASNFGLCATVKTQTVVKAPDWVYIPSVKPIASGEIRRSYTPHLQGEIPTIVLEFISETEGGEYSINPHYPYGKWYFYEQILQVPVYGIFQPKTGELDVYCLVAGKYEQQLPDENNRYWIKELNLFIGIWQGTKAEFTTNWLRWWDKSGNLLLWGSELVEQERQRAEQEKQRAEQEKQRAERLAAKLRALGVDIDDSL; encoded by the coding sequence ATGACAGCCATGCAACTACTTCAGTCAAACCCCTTACCAACTATCACCTGGGAAAAACTGCCAGATGATTTTATATTACCTGACGAACCTGTGGACAACAACTTGCAACCCCTCTTAGCAGCAGCTTTACGGGAATCCCTAGAATTAGCAGGACTAATTCTAGAATCGATGCTAATTGCCTCTAATTTTGGCTTGTGTGCTACCGTTAAAACTCAAACTGTTGTCAAAGCACCTGACTGGGTTTATATTCCCTCGGTAAAACCCATTGCTAGTGGAGAAATTCGGCGCAGTTATACTCCCCATCTTCAAGGAGAAATTCCTACCATCGTCCTAGAGTTTATCTCGGAAACCGAAGGGGGTGAATATTCCATCAACCCTCACTATCCCTATGGAAAATGGTATTTTTACGAGCAAATCTTACAAGTACCTGTCTATGGAATCTTTCAGCCAAAAACAGGAGAATTAGATGTTTATTGTTTAGTGGCAGGAAAGTATGAGCAGCAGTTGCCAGATGAGAATAATCGTTACTGGATAAAAGAACTTAACTTGTTTATCGGTATCTGGCAAGGAACCAAAGCTGAATTTACTACTAATTGGTTGCGCTGGTGGGATAAGTCGGGAAATTTGTTATTATGGGGCAGTGAGTTAGTAGAGCAAGAAAGGCAACGAGCCGAGCAGGAAAAGCAACGAGCCGAACAGGAAAAGCAACGGGCAGAGCGCTTGGCGGCAAAATTGAGAGCGCTGGGGGTTGACATTGATGATAGTTTATGA
- a CDS encoding glycosyltransferase 87 family protein: MERNIKIKLLSTIIVMGFTIAVFYHYIMGAYLGNGFPLNTFLFKPNDKFNDFWNMVRFIRELNPYRSDVYIFGVYYPLGELFFFPFTLFKSRNLALLVFFSIFLVCWLFFIVKNFSQTNRIDNWRDIFVISFMSYPFLFTIDRANAELYTFLFLCGFAYFYNSLNHYKSLFALICLSLAIAMKPFPAIFLVLLASEKKWKNILYIIIFAILITIFSMMCFQGGFLENIQGLRRNQAMFVKNYAIGSGGWPYGVSLFGLLKVITRFVLKITKDIGIISPSDLGQTFFDWVSLLLRPYSVLSLIIVGLVSLYILTKEKLFWKKLALLVFVMNVIPPTSGDYRLLNLFIPLAFFINESKSSKFDLAYLILFGLLLIPKNYFIIPAMTDMGLSIGVIINPLLMLIFGFLIIKEGLSKTTRDIPKQSLDRSVRE; this comes from the coding sequence ATGGAACGCAATATTAAAATCAAACTACTTAGCACAATTATAGTAATGGGCTTTACTATAGCTGTCTTTTATCACTATATCATGGGAGCTTATTTGGGCAATGGTTTTCCTCTTAATACTTTTTTATTTAAGCCAAATGATAAGTTCAATGACTTTTGGAACATGGTAAGATTTATCAGAGAACTTAATCCCTATAGAAGTGATGTATATATTTTTGGTGTATATTATCCATTGGGAGAGTTATTTTTCTTCCCGTTTACTCTATTTAAGAGCAGAAATTTAGCACTATTAGTGTTTTTTAGTATTTTTTTAGTCTGCTGGCTATTTTTCATAGTCAAGAACTTTTCTCAGACTAATCGAATAGATAATTGGCGTGATATTTTTGTAATTTCCTTCATGAGCTATCCTTTCCTATTTACTATAGATAGAGCTAATGCAGAATTATATACTTTCTTATTTTTATGTGGTTTTGCTTACTTTTATAATAGCTTGAATCACTATAAATCGCTTTTTGCCTTAATTTGTCTATCCCTAGCAATTGCCATGAAACCTTTTCCAGCAATTTTCCTAGTCTTATTAGCAAGTGAGAAAAAATGGAAAAACATACTGTATATAATTATATTTGCTATATTAATAACTATTTTTTCTATGATGTGCTTTCAAGGAGGTTTTTTAGAAAATATTCAGGGATTAAGAAGAAATCAAGCGATGTTTGTGAAAAATTATGCAATTGGATCGGGAGGTTGGCCTTATGGGGTCAGTTTGTTCGGGTTACTCAAGGTCATTACCCGTTTTGTGTTAAAGATTACTAAAGATATTGGTATTATCTCACCATCAGATCTAGGGCAAACATTTTTTGATTGGGTTTCACTACTTTTGAGACCCTATTCTGTCCTATCATTAATAATAGTAGGATTGGTAAGTTTATACATTCTGACTAAGGAGAAACTTTTCTGGAAAAAACTAGCTCTTTTAGTTTTTGTGATGAATGTTATCCCCCCCACATCAGGAGATTATCGACTTCTCAATCTTTTTATTCCTTTGGCTTTTTTTATTAATGAATCAAAGTCAAGTAAGTTTGATTTAGCCTATCTGATCCTGTTTGGTCTTTTGCTCATTCCCAAAAATTACTTTATTATTCCAGCCATGACTGATATGGGACTTAGTATAGGAGTTATTATTAATCCATTGTTAATGTTAATATTTGGGTTTTTGATTATCAAGGAAGGACTAAGTAAGACAACAAGAGATATACCCAAACAAAGCCTTGATAGGTCAGTTCGAGAATAA
- a CDS encoding glycosyltransferase family 2 protein, with translation MKKLISVMTPCYNEEDNIEDLYSQVKTIFENKLSDYDYEHVFIDNCSKDRTVDILKMLARKDPKVKIIVNARNFGFVRSSYYGLIQPDGDAVIFLMADLQDPPSLIVDFVTKWEEGYKVVQGVRKNSRESFVLFKVKKLYYYVLSVISDVQLTRDTTGFGLYDKCVIQSLRKIDDPYPYFKGLISELGFGIAEVEYVSAARKRGVSSANFFMLYDFALLGITSHSRVPIRVATMSGFIMSALSIFVAIAYLVAKLINPNFLPIGIASLHITIFFFAAVQLFFIGIIGEYIGLIHLRSLKRPLVVERERVNFERK, from the coding sequence ATGAAAAAGCTTATTAGTGTTATGACTCCTTGCTATAATGAAGAGGATAACATTGAGGATTTGTACTCTCAAGTTAAGACAATTTTTGAAAATAAATTATCTGATTATGACTACGAACACGTTTTTATTGACAACTGTTCTAAAGACCGAACAGTAGACATCTTAAAAATGCTGGCTCGAAAAGACCCCAAAGTCAAAATTATCGTCAATGCCAGAAATTTTGGCTTTGTTCGCTCCTCCTATTACGGACTCATTCAACCAGATGGAGATGCCGTGATTTTTCTGATGGCTGACCTACAAGATCCACCCTCTTTAATCGTTGATTTTGTTACTAAATGGGAAGAAGGATATAAAGTTGTTCAAGGGGTGAGAAAAAACAGTAGGGAATCATTTGTGCTTTTTAAGGTCAAAAAACTCTATTACTATGTTCTCAGCGTTATATCTGATGTACAATTGACCAGAGATACAACTGGATTCGGTTTATATGATAAGTGTGTCATTCAAAGTTTGCGAAAAATTGATGACCCTTACCCTTACTTTAAAGGTTTAATTTCGGAATTGGGTTTCGGGATTGCTGAGGTTGAGTATGTCAGTGCAGCGAGAAAGAGAGGGGTTAGTAGTGCCAACTTCTTCATGCTTTATGATTTTGCTTTGCTTGGCATTACGAGTCATTCTAGAGTACCTATTAGAGTAGCAACTATGTCAGGTTTTATTATGAGCGCATTAAGCATATTTGTCGCTATTGCTTATTTAGTTGCAAAACTAATTAACCCCAATTTTTTACCGATAGGAATTGCATCTTTGCACATCACGATATTTTTCTTTGCTGCTGTGCAATTATTTTTTATTGGTATTATAGGTGAATATATTGGATTAATACATTTACGGTCTTTAAAGAGGCCTCTAGTTGTAGAGAGGGAGCGAGTTAATTTTGAACGCAAATAA
- a CDS encoding Uma2 family endonuclease, with the protein MAQETLVIGANPPEIKLPPTQDELLSDDGIPMETQRHGLQMQLLVRPLSQWLKTQGREAFVGGNMFVYFSPNQVRNEDYRGPDVFVVLDVPRKERKSWVVWEEEKAPDVVIELLSESTAKKDKEEKKLIYQNRLRVTEYFWYDPFKPEDLAGHRLEGGVYKSLNPDAQGRFSSEILGLVLVRWQGIYGDEQEPITWLRWATPEGQLLPTIEELAEQEKQRAEQEKLRAEQEKQRAEQEKLRAEQEKLRAEQEKQRAEQEKQRAEQEKQRAERLAAKLRSLGVDIDDSL; encoded by the coding sequence ATGGCTCAAGAGACACTCGTAATTGGCGCTAACCCACCAGAGATAAAGCTACCACCTACCCAAGATGAACTCCTTTCTGATGACGGTATTCCCATGGAAACCCAGCGACACGGACTGCAAATGCAGTTATTAGTCAGACCTCTCTCCCAATGGTTAAAAACTCAAGGACGAGAAGCGTTTGTCGGGGGCAATATGTTCGTTTATTTTAGCCCCAATCAAGTGCGGAACGAGGATTATCGCGGACCTGATGTATTTGTCGTCTTGGACGTGCCTCGAAAAGAACGGAAAAGCTGGGTCGTCTGGGAAGAAGAAAAAGCTCCTGATGTGGTGATTGAGTTGCTTTCTGAAAGTACAGCCAAAAAAGATAAAGAAGAGAAAAAGCTTATCTATCAGAATCGTTTGCGGGTGACAGAATACTTTTGGTATGATCCCTTTAAGCCGGAAGATTTAGCGGGACATCGCTTAGAAGGGGGCGTTTATAAATCTTTAAACCCAGATGCTCAAGGAAGGTTCAGCAGCGAAATATTAGGGCTAGTGTTAGTGCGGTGGCAGGGAATTTATGGGGATGAACAGGAGCCGATTACTTGGCTGCGTTGGGCAACACCAGAGGGGCAATTGCTCCCCACCATAGAGGAGTTGGCCGAGCAGGAAAAGCAACGGGCTGAACAGGAAAAACTACGAGCCGAACAGGAAAAGCAACGGGCTGAACAGGAAAAACTACGAGCCGAACAGGAAAAACTGCGAGCCGAGCAGGAAAAGCAACGGGCTGAACAGGAAAAGCAACGAGCAGAACAGGAAAAGCAACGGGCAGAGCGCTTGGCGGCAAAATTGCGATCGCTAGGGGTTGACATTGATGATAGTTTATGA